The following proteins come from a genomic window of Paenibacillus swuensis:
- a CDS encoding spore germination protein, whose translation MQKRLEQIKQELFHSEDLKVRPFMLDGETANLIYIETLCDAAKLETSVFKQWFLARSRAEREFNIDDLLTAASVQKINDVQDAVKSLLQGKGLIGFVNSEELYAFNAEQSNVRSIQEPVNERSIVGERAGFVEHLSVNLNLIRNRASSSFVKVRYLTVGKHKSHKVAIIWLEGVAEESVVHETIERLSDFQSSMEVHPGKLQRQLVARRSIFPLVYSTERVDTTSTLLMQGRVAILTDQSSTCLIVPASFYTFMRTIDSLLLGPQISQLLHFLRMIGLMLSLYACSLYIATTMFHHEVLPAKMTINIKSSLENVPYPPIIEAIIMIIVFQLIAEATIRLPSQLAQMVGVAGGIIISESLVKVGFVSNVFIVIIAISMIGSFIIPTYQMRIFALMVQLMLLLGASLLGFYGIVFVTAGVLIHFFTLEPFGIPYCLPIRSNAK comes from the coding sequence ATGCAAAAGCGACTGGAACAAATCAAGCAGGAGTTATTTCATAGTGAAGATTTAAAAGTCAGACCCTTTATGTTGGATGGGGAAACGGCGAACTTGATATATATTGAAACACTCTGTGATGCGGCGAAACTGGAAACTAGTGTGTTTAAACAATGGTTTCTTGCCAGATCTAGAGCAGAGCGGGAATTTAACATCGATGATTTGTTAACGGCAGCTAGCGTCCAAAAAATAAATGACGTCCAGGATGCGGTTAAATCACTTCTTCAAGGCAAAGGGTTAATCGGGTTTGTAAATTCGGAGGAATTATACGCATTTAACGCGGAACAGTCCAACGTACGTTCGATTCAAGAGCCGGTTAACGAACGTTCCATTGTAGGTGAGCGCGCCGGTTTTGTAGAGCATTTATCAGTTAATTTGAATCTGATCAGAAACCGGGCTTCTTCCAGCTTTGTTAAAGTCCGTTATTTAACCGTCGGAAAACATAAAAGTCATAAGGTTGCGATTATCTGGTTGGAAGGCGTCGCGGAGGAATCCGTAGTCCATGAAACCATTGAACGCCTCTCCGATTTTCAATCTTCCATGGAAGTGCATCCGGGCAAGCTTCAACGCCAACTTGTTGCAAGGCGTTCCATCTTCCCGCTAGTTTACAGCACGGAGCGGGTGGATACAACCTCAACCTTGCTCATGCAAGGACGTGTAGCTATCTTGACGGATCAAAGTTCCACATGCTTGATTGTTCCCGCTTCATTTTACACGTTTATGCGAACTATTGATTCTTTATTGTTAGGACCTCAAATTTCCCAACTGCTGCATTTTTTAAGAATGATCGGTTTGATGCTTAGCTTATACGCTTGCAGTTTGTACATTGCTACAACGATGTTTCATCACGAAGTGCTTCCGGCCAAGATGACGATTAATATTAAGAGTTCTCTGGAGAATGTGCCGTATCCGCCAATTATTGAAGCGATTATTATGATTATTGTCTTTCAACTCATTGCTGAAGCAACCATTCGATTACCTTCGCAATTAGCCCAGATGGTAGGTGTGGCGGGTGGGATTATCATTAGTGAATCGCTTGTGAAGGTTGGTTTCGTATCAAATGTATTTATCGTTATCATCGCCATCTCCATGATTGGCTCTTTCATTATCCCTACCTATCAAATGCGGATTTTTGCCTTAATGGTACAGCTAATGTTATTGCTTGGCGCTTCCCTGTTAGGTTTTTATGGAATTGTTTTTGTGACGGCTGGTGTATTAATTCATTTCTTTACACTAGAACCATTTGGTATTCCGTATTGCTTACCCATAAGGAGTAATGCCAAATGA
- the qoxA gene encoding cytochrome aa3 quinol oxidase subunit II — protein MKHRKWYKQLAFLTTWIVFIVFMTGCTNPIVLDPKGPIGDQQRDLIWFTIAICIAVLIPVLGLTAFIIWRYRDKADNKAPYHPDWEHSTKLETIWWGIPILIIIVLGTVTVKYTYDLVPAKPIASEKKAITIQATALDWKWLFTYPDQGIATVNYLQIPEDVPIRFELTADAPMNSFWIPQLGGQLYAMSGMSSTLYLQADEIGEYLSSGANFSGEHFGKMTFNTKATSQADFDAWVNKVKLDSPVLTIDGYKKLSQKSVEDPLLYSAFPNKLYEKIVTKYSAHYNHELSYKEPNSKPSHDHKMNKEDHENMDQQLEDMPAHHGHH, from the coding sequence ATGAAACACAGGAAATGGTACAAACAACTTGCCTTCCTTACGACATGGATTGTATTTATTGTGTTCATGACAGGCTGTACCAATCCCATCGTCTTGGACCCTAAAGGGCCCATTGGAGATCAGCAAAGGGATTTAATCTGGTTTACGATTGCAATATGTATTGCCGTCCTTATTCCGGTATTAGGATTAACCGCATTTATCATATGGAGATACAGAGATAAAGCAGATAACAAGGCTCCTTATCATCCTGACTGGGAGCACAGTACGAAGCTGGAAACGATCTGGTGGGGGATTCCCATCTTGATTATCATCGTACTCGGAACGGTTACTGTGAAATACACCTACGATCTCGTTCCGGCCAAACCGATTGCTTCAGAGAAAAAGGCGATTACCATTCAAGCGACAGCGTTGGATTGGAAGTGGCTGTTTACTTATCCGGATCAGGGCATTGCGACGGTAAACTATTTGCAAATTCCGGAAGATGTTCCGATTCGGTTCGAGCTTACGGCGGATGCGCCTATGAATTCATTCTGGATTCCGCAGCTTGGCGGTCAACTCTACGCGATGTCCGGCATGTCCAGCACGCTTTATTTGCAAGCCGATGAAATAGGAGAGTACTTGAGCTCAGGCGCGAATTTCAGCGGTGAACATTTCGGTAAGATGACATTTAATACTAAAGCAACCTCACAAGCGGATTTTGATGCTTGGGTCAACAAGGTGAAATTGGACTCTCCGGTATTAACAATTGATGGATACAAGAAATTGTCACAAAAGAGTGTGGAAGACCCACTTCTGTATTCGGCTTTCCCTAACAAATTGTATGAGAAAATTGTTACAAAGTATTCTGCTCACTATAACCATGAATTATCGTACAAGGAACCAAATTCTAAACCTTCACACGACCACAAGATGAACAAAGAAGATCACGAGAACATGGATCAACAACTTGAAGATATGCCTGCCCATCATGGGCATCACTGA
- a CDS encoding 2-isopropylmalate synthase produces the protein MKQVDKYARGYFAAPETSLNWTRKEYITEAPIWCSVDLRDGNQALIVPMNLEEKLEYFQMLVEIGFKEIEVGFPAASETEFTFLRTLIEQNLIPDDVTIQVLTQAREHIIRRTFESLKGAKKAVVHLYNSTSVAQREQVFRKSKEEIIEIALAGAHLLKQCAEETEGNFQFQYSPESFTGTEIDFALDICNGVLDVWEPRADNPVIINLPATVSMSMPHIYASQIEYMSENLKYREHVIVSVHPHNDRGTGVADAELGILAGAQRIEGTLFGNGERTGNVDIVTLALNMYSHGVDPKLNFENIPAIIAVYERLTRMRVGERHPYGGELVFTAFSGSHQDAIAKGMQWREEEKREHWSVPYLLIDPMDIGRTYEGDIIRINSQSGKGGIGYVLQHKYGLDLPPKMRENFGYRVKNVSDLQQKELLADDIYEIFTKEYVNIGTPVELIKYRDADREDASTIVTVRINDEVQEITGNGNGRLDAISRALQTHFGLEYSDLVYKEHALETGSQSQAISYIGITSADGTVYWGCGIDVDIMTSSVKALFSAVNQMI, from the coding sequence ATGAAACAAGTTGATAAATACGCCAGAGGGTATTTTGCGGCGCCGGAAACAAGCTTAAACTGGACTCGGAAGGAATATATTACAGAGGCGCCGATATGGTGCAGTGTTGATCTTCGCGACGGGAATCAGGCATTAATTGTTCCAATGAATCTGGAGGAGAAGCTGGAATACTTTCAGATGCTCGTGGAGATCGGGTTCAAGGAAATTGAGGTGGGTTTCCCCGCGGCGTCGGAAACCGAGTTCACGTTCTTGCGCACCTTGATTGAGCAGAATCTCATCCCGGACGATGTGACGATTCAGGTCCTGACCCAAGCGAGAGAACATATCATTCGCAGAACGTTCGAATCGCTTAAAGGCGCCAAGAAAGCGGTTGTACATTTGTACAATTCGACTTCAGTCGCACAGCGGGAGCAGGTATTCCGTAAATCCAAGGAAGAAATTATTGAAATTGCTCTGGCCGGAGCCCACCTGTTGAAGCAATGTGCTGAGGAAACAGAAGGGAACTTCCAGTTCCAGTATTCACCGGAGAGCTTTACGGGGACAGAGATCGATTTTGCTCTGGATATATGCAATGGCGTACTTGATGTGTGGGAACCCCGTGCGGACAACCCGGTTATTATCAACCTTCCCGCAACAGTCTCCATGTCAATGCCGCATATTTATGCCAGTCAGATTGAATATATGAGTGAGAACCTGAAGTATCGGGAGCATGTAATTGTGTCCGTACATCCGCATAACGATCGAGGAACAGGAGTAGCCGATGCGGAGTTGGGCATACTTGCAGGTGCTCAACGGATCGAAGGCACGCTGTTCGGGAATGGTGAACGCACGGGGAATGTGGACATCGTGACGCTGGCCCTGAATATGTACTCGCATGGGGTAGATCCTAAGTTGAATTTTGAGAATATTCCTGCAATTATTGCGGTTTATGAACGACTGACGCGTATGAGAGTAGGAGAGCGGCATCCGTATGGGGGAGAGCTTGTATTCACCGCTTTCTCGGGCTCACATCAGGATGCGATTGCCAAGGGGATGCAGTGGCGCGAAGAGGAGAAACGGGAGCATTGGTCCGTCCCTTATCTGCTCATCGATCCTATGGATATCGGCAGAACGTACGAAGGGGATATTATCCGCATCAACAGTCAGTCCGGCAAAGGAGGGATTGGGTACGTGCTGCAGCACAAGTACGGGCTCGATCTGCCGCCGAAGATGCGCGAGAACTTTGGCTATCGAGTGAAGAACGTTTCGGACCTTCAGCAGAAGGAATTGTTGGCGGATGATATCTATGAGATTTTCACGAAGGAATATGTGAATATTGGCACGCCTGTGGAATTAATTAAATATCGGGATGCGGACCGTGAAGATGCTTCAACCATTGTGACTGTACGGATTAATGATGAAGTTCAAGAGATTACAGGGAATGGGAATGGGCGGCTTGATGCGATCAGCCGTGCATTACAAACCCATTTCGGGCTTGAGTACAGCGATTTGGTCTATAAGGAGCATGCTCTGGAAACCGGCTCGCAATCCCAAGCGATTTCGTATATCGGTATTACATCAGCGGACGGAACTGTATATTGGGGCTGTGGTATTGATGTAGATATTATGACTTCTTCTGTGAAGGCCCTGTTCAGTGCTGTTAATCAGATGATTTAA
- a CDS encoding malate:quinone oxidoreductase produces the protein MSSGEKKTDVILIGAGIMSATLGTILKELVPEWKITVFEKLDTAGEESSNEWNNAGTGHAALCELNYTVEQPDGSIDISKAIQINEQFHLSMQFWSYLVKSNLIRNPQDFIMPLPHMSLVQGNNNITFLRKRFEAMMKNPLFQGMEFSDDPQKLMEWIPLIMQGRPSDEPIAATKIDSGTDVNFGALTRILFDHLKSKQVNMNYNHRVDTMRRTSDGLWELKVRNESGHMEHHTAKFVFIGAGGASLHLLQKSGIPEEKHIGGFPVSGLFMSCTNPDVIAQHHAKVYGKAKVGAPPMSVPHLDTRFIDNQKSLLFGPFAGFSPKFLKTGSLFDLVTSIKPHNLVTMLSAGVKNMSLTKYLIEQVMLSKEKRMEELREFIPNAKSEDWELVVAGQRVQVIKDTEAGGKGTLQFGTEVITSADGSIAALLGASPGASTAVHVMLEVLSKCFPQHMKEWEPKIKQMIPSAGKSLMANPELLREVHTSTSEVLGLNGKQLVNS, from the coding sequence ATGAGCAGCGGTGAAAAGAAAACAGACGTTATTTTAATTGGTGCGGGAATTATGAGCGCTACACTAGGGACAATTTTGAAAGAGTTAGTACCAGAATGGAAAATTACAGTGTTTGAGAAGCTTGATACGGCAGGAGAAGAAAGCTCTAACGAATGGAACAATGCGGGAACAGGGCATGCCGCGCTGTGCGAGCTTAATTACACGGTCGAACAACCAGACGGCTCTATAGATATTAGCAAAGCTATTCAAATTAATGAACAGTTTCACCTTTCGATGCAGTTTTGGTCTTATCTGGTCAAGAGTAACCTGATTCGCAATCCGCAGGATTTTATCATGCCGTTGCCTCATATGAGTTTGGTACAAGGGAACAACAATATAACCTTTTTGAGAAAACGGTTTGAAGCGATGATGAAGAATCCTCTGTTTCAAGGGATGGAATTTTCAGATGATCCCCAGAAACTGATGGAATGGATTCCGCTTATTATGCAAGGGCGTCCATCGGATGAACCTATAGCGGCAACCAAGATTGATTCGGGTACGGATGTGAACTTTGGTGCTTTAACACGTATTTTATTTGACCACCTGAAGAGTAAGCAAGTTAATATGAACTACAACCATAGAGTGGATACGATGAGACGTACCAGCGACGGGTTGTGGGAATTGAAAGTTCGAAACGAAAGCGGTCACATGGAACACCATACAGCTAAATTTGTCTTCATCGGAGCGGGAGGAGCAAGTCTGCATTTACTGCAAAAATCCGGGATCCCTGAAGAAAAACATATTGGTGGATTTCCGGTAAGCGGACTGTTCATGTCTTGTACGAATCCGGATGTAATAGCCCAGCATCATGCCAAAGTATATGGTAAAGCTAAGGTCGGAGCTCCGCCTATGTCGGTTCCCCATCTGGATACAAGATTTATAGATAATCAGAAATCATTGCTATTCGGACCTTTTGCCGGATTCTCGCCAAAGTTTCTAAAAACCGGATCCTTATTTGATTTGGTCACTTCCATAAAACCTCATAATCTTGTGACGATGTTGTCAGCGGGTGTTAAGAACATGTCTTTAACCAAATACCTGATTGAACAAGTCATGTTATCCAAAGAAAAGCGCATGGAAGAGTTAAGAGAGTTTATCCCGAATGCCAAGAGCGAGGATTGGGAATTAGTAGTTGCGGGCCAACGTGTGCAAGTGATCAAAGATACGGAAGCCGGCGGCAAAGGCACACTGCAGTTTGGTACCGAAGTAATTACATCTGCTGACGGCTCCATTGCAGCATTGCTGGGGGCTTCTCCAGGCGCTTCTACGGCAGTGCACGTGATGCTGGAGGTTCTAAGTAAATGCTTCCCGCAACATATGAAAGAATGGGAACCTAAAATTAAACAGATGATTCCCTCTGCAGGTAAATCATTAATGGCTAATCCGGAGCTCCTAAGGGAAGTTCATACTTCTACATCAGAGGTGCTGGGTTTAAACGGGAAACAGTTAGTTAATAGTTAA
- the cyoD gene encoding cytochrome o ubiquinol oxidase subunit IV, whose translation MMDQQHSEHGQGHGTLKQYVIGFALSIILTIIPLIIVLNDLLEGAAAIVVLIGMGALQFIVQLIFFMHLREEKKPRYNLMTLIFGLIILVTIVGGSMWILLYNGVMHH comes from the coding sequence ATGATGGACCAGCAGCATTCAGAACATGGTCAAGGGCATGGAACCCTGAAACAATATGTGATCGGCTTTGCCTTGTCCATTATATTAACCATAATTCCGCTTATCATCGTATTGAATGATCTTCTTGAGGGAGCAGCGGCGATCGTAGTGCTGATCGGTATGGGTGCCTTGCAATTTATCGTTCAACTGATCTTCTTCATGCATCTACGGGAAGAGAAGAAGCCCAGATACAATTTAATGACATTAATATTCGGATTAATCATTCTAGTCACCATTGTTGGCGGATCGATGTGGATTCTACTCTACAACGGGGTCATGCATCATTAA
- a CDS encoding Ger(x)C family spore germination protein, producing MKDIRMVHTAGVDLITHNHIRLTVSIPTVKSSVESQGSVVIPKLSGEGHSVQEASMNLQKVVSQHMDLRETRILLVNRKFAEHNLYEGLDFFYREAHYPVNVYIAVTDSSAQDIVQLQVEDRSLISEYLYDLLISSEEQGLIPNSAPYLIMPVMATTGIDNVLPYIRKSSLKDRAMVDGVALFHDAKMTGHLNNVYSKMFVMFMNTKTYGSLTEKIGAKDTYNTFMFRTSGHHIKLNTKGRIQADLYTSITCELIDNPSGVRIKKSDTDEMERQLEQLLTKRAEEMLSQLQQANCDGLGIGQRIKGMNDNLWKKMNWNEQYPHIKMVPHIEVKIENHGLLN from the coding sequence ATGAAGGATATTCGTATGGTTCATACCGCGGGTGTTGATTTGATTACTCACAACCACATTCGTCTTACGGTTTCCATCCCCACAGTCAAATCTTCCGTTGAATCACAAGGAAGCGTGGTAATACCGAAACTCAGCGGAGAAGGTCACAGCGTCCAGGAAGCCAGTATGAATTTGCAAAAAGTCGTTTCTCAGCATATGGATCTTCGGGAAACTCGAATTCTACTTGTGAACCGTAAGTTTGCCGAACATAACTTATATGAGGGGTTGGATTTCTTCTATCGCGAAGCTCATTACCCCGTAAATGTTTATATTGCTGTTACCGATTCATCCGCACAAGATATTGTCCAACTCCAGGTTGAAGACCGTTCTTTAATCAGCGAGTATTTGTATGACTTGTTAATCAGCTCCGAAGAACAAGGGTTGATTCCCAATAGTGCGCCTTATTTAATCATGCCCGTTATGGCTACTACCGGAATTGACAATGTGTTACCTTATATCCGGAAATCCAGTTTGAAAGACCGTGCTATGGTGGACGGGGTTGCTTTATTCCATGACGCGAAGATGACGGGACATTTAAATAATGTATATTCCAAAATGTTCGTTATGTTCATGAACACAAAAACGTACGGTTCATTAACAGAAAAGATAGGAGCCAAGGACACTTATAATACATTTATGTTCAGGACGAGCGGGCATCACATTAAGCTCAATACGAAAGGACGTATTCAAGCAGATCTGTACACGAGTATCACCTGTGAGTTGATTGATAATCCTTCAGGCGTTCGCATCAAGAAGTCTGATACGGATGAAATGGAGCGGCAATTGGAACAATTGCTGACGAAACGTGCGGAAGAAATGCTGAGCCAGCTTCAGCAGGCGAATTGCGACGGGTTAGGAATCGGTCAACGGATTAAGGGAATGAATGATAACCTTTGGAAAAAAATGAACTGGAATGAACAATATCCGCACATTAAAATGGTACCTCATATTGAAGTCAAAATTGAAAATCACGGTCTTCTGAATTAA
- the cyoC gene encoding cytochrome o ubiquinol oxidase subunit III: protein MANSLNHEMMNEHQHGHDGHHDQEELRQFGFWIFLMTDVILFSVLFATYIVLSGSTNGGPGTELFELNGIIISTFVLLTSSFTSGLAVLAMHQGKKNALINWLIVTALLGATFITLEVTEFMTLVHEGATIGTSAFWSAFFTLVGTHGLHVSIGLVWMVALMFQIKKYGINPVTIRKVNIVSLYWHFLDVVWIFVFTIVYLMGVM from the coding sequence ATGGCAAATTCATTGAACCATGAGATGATGAATGAGCACCAACATGGACATGACGGCCATCATGATCAGGAAGAACTTCGTCAATTCGGTTTCTGGATTTTCCTGATGACCGACGTTATCCTGTTCTCCGTATTGTTCGCAACCTATATTGTATTGAGCGGCAGCACCAATGGAGGACCCGGAACAGAGCTGTTTGAGCTCAACGGGATTATTATCTCCACGTTCGTTCTGCTAACAAGCAGCTTCACAAGCGGTTTGGCCGTGCTTGCGATGCATCAAGGGAAGAAGAATGCGCTAATTAATTGGTTAATCGTTACAGCGCTTCTCGGTGCAACGTTCATAACACTCGAAGTTACAGAGTTTATGACCTTGGTTCATGAAGGGGCAACGATCGGAACCAGCGCATTCTGGTCCGCTTTCTTTACGCTGGTGGGAACGCATGGTCTTCACGTGTCCATTGGTTTAGTGTGGATGGTAGCGCTGATGTTTCAAATCAAGAAGTATGGCATCAATCCGGTAACGATCCGAAAAGTGAATATTGTAAGCTTATATTGGCACTTCTTGGACGTGGTCTGGATTTTCGTATTCACCATCGTTTACCTGATGGGGGTGATGTAA
- a CDS encoding GerAB/ArcD/ProY family transporter, whose product MNKPIIKIGSFQLYCIFLQAQFGSSILSIANQLNDTSGTSAWMACLIGGGINMVFIYFIWLLVTKAPQSNVFQMIMQRFGNIGGRFLLFILSVLYGIFAYIILTNWIFTTNAWAYERTPAWMLGFIFIALCTYLTIKPISVYARFAVFATFFTPLFIIFAIYTMKDSNIYNVLPILDASPLNLLHGSFLVLWALAGIEIMLVLPRYVQHLGAKKVLRIAMLSNGTTAVLYTFCVFASMIVFGTEMITYIREPLLYQMKAISFDIIERIDLIIISVWILFVMSSFCSYFILFVSSIAAMFKKKEEAPMGIVVCCGGILFIASLYEVDVDMLSFIQQYIDQTLTAVSLVILIIILFMIKLIGMKGIRKS is encoded by the coding sequence ATGAATAAACCCATTATTAAAATTGGTTCATTTCAGTTGTATTGTATTTTTTTGCAAGCTCAATTCGGTTCCTCGATCCTTTCCATCGCCAATCAATTAAATGATACGTCGGGAACAAGCGCATGGATGGCCTGTCTAATCGGCGGGGGCATCAATATGGTCTTCATTTACTTCATCTGGCTATTGGTTACCAAAGCTCCTCAATCTAACGTTTTTCAAATGATAATGCAGCGGTTTGGGAATATAGGAGGACGGTTCCTGTTATTCATATTGTCCGTACTCTATGGCATATTCGCTTATATCATCCTAACAAACTGGATTTTCACCACAAACGCATGGGCATACGAAAGGACACCCGCATGGATGTTAGGCTTTATATTTATTGCGCTGTGTACTTATTTAACGATCAAGCCCATTAGCGTGTACGCCAGGTTTGCGGTGTTTGCAACGTTCTTCACGCCTTTGTTTATCATTTTTGCCATCTATACGATGAAGGATTCCAACATTTATAATGTATTACCCATACTGGATGCAAGTCCTTTGAATCTATTGCATGGATCTTTCTTGGTGCTCTGGGCATTGGCCGGCATTGAAATCATGTTAGTGCTCCCACGATATGTACAGCATTTAGGCGCTAAGAAAGTACTTCGGATAGCCATGTTGAGCAACGGAACGACAGCGGTGCTGTACACGTTTTGCGTATTCGCCTCCATGATTGTCTTCGGTACAGAGATGATCACCTATATTCGTGAACCGCTTTTGTATCAGATGAAGGCTATTTCCTTCGATATTATTGAGCGGATAGATCTCATTATCATTTCCGTCTGGATCTTGTTTGTAATGTCATCCTTCTGCTCCTACTTTATTCTCTTTGTCTCGTCCATCGCGGCTATGTTTAAGAAGAAGGAAGAGGCGCCCATGGGCATCGTAGTCTGTTGCGGGGGGATATTGTTTATCGCAAGTCTTTATGAGGTTGACGTGGACATGTTGAGTTTTATTCAGCAATACATTGATCAAACGTTAACAGCCGTGTCTTTGGTTATTTTGATCATCATCTTGTTCATGATTAAACTCATCGGAATGAAAGGAATAAGAAAATCATGA
- a CDS encoding cbb3-type cytochrome c oxidase subunit I, with the protein MLESIKKFASEFFVTGDPLIYGAMVSIGFTMIALVATLTYFKKWGWLWREWITTVDHKRIGIMYVIAALLMLFRGGVDALLMRTQLALPNMEFLTPEHYNQIFTTHGVIMILFMAMPLMFGLFNLVVPLQIGARDVAFPFLNSLSFWLFLMGAMLFNLSFVIGGSPDAGWLAYPPLSEKVFSPSVGQDFYNWGIQISGIGSLMTGINFIVTILKMRAPGMKLMKMPMFVWSVLASSVTIIFAFPILTVTLALLMLDRTFGAHFFTLDGGGNPMMYINLIWMWGHPEVYIVILPAFGIFSEIVSTFSKKKLFGYKSMVFALMTISITSFFTWAHHFFTMGTDANVIAFFAVTTMIIAIPTGVKVFNWLFTMFRGRITFQTPMLWTLGFIPCFVVGGLTGVMLSVAPADFQFHNSYFLIAHFHQVLIGGVAFGFFAGLYYWWPKVFGFTLNEKLGKWAFWTWNIGFYVCFMPQYFLGLDGMTRRTSTFGWDKGWYELNLTSTIGGFMMGLGFIFQVWQIAHSVRFMQKDTTGDPWNGRTLEWSIPSPAPEYNFAVIPQADEQDAWWEEKKRRAEGIVTVTEQPIEPIHMPGKSGIPFIKSVCWFVTGFGFIWGWYWMAIPGLIGIAACMLIHSFTYDNEYYIPAETVKHTEATLRGTM; encoded by the coding sequence ATGCTAGAATCGATTAAGAAATTCGCTTCTGAATTTTTTGTGACGGGTGATCCGCTGATTTACGGCGCGATGGTCAGTATTGGATTTACCATGATCGCTCTGGTCGCTACACTAACCTATTTCAAAAAATGGGGTTGGCTATGGCGCGAGTGGATCACAACCGTTGATCATAAACGAATCGGGATTATGTATGTAATCGCAGCTTTACTAATGTTGTTCCGGGGCGGCGTCGACGCTTTATTAATGAGAACTCAACTCGCTCTGCCCAATATGGAATTCCTGACGCCTGAACATTATAATCAAATTTTTACGACTCACGGTGTTATCATGATTCTCTTCATGGCCATGCCTTTAATGTTCGGTTTATTTAATCTAGTTGTACCTTTACAGATCGGAGCGAGGGATGTCGCGTTTCCGTTCTTGAACTCCCTAAGCTTCTGGTTATTCTTAATGGGAGCTATGCTCTTTAACTTATCCTTTGTCATTGGAGGTTCTCCGGATGCGGGGTGGCTTGCTTATCCGCCGCTTTCCGAGAAAGTGTTTAGCCCGAGTGTAGGACAAGATTTCTATAACTGGGGGATCCAGATTTCAGGTATAGGTTCCTTAATGACGGGTATTAACTTTATTGTAACCATCTTAAAAATGCGTGCACCTGGCATGAAGTTGATGAAAATGCCTATGTTTGTATGGTCTGTACTGGCAAGCAGCGTTACGATCATCTTTGCTTTCCCTATTTTGACCGTAACTCTTGCCCTGCTGATGTTGGATCGAACGTTCGGCGCTCACTTCTTTACCCTTGACGGTGGCGGGAACCCGATGATGTACATTAACTTAATATGGATGTGGGGTCATCCGGAGGTTTATATCGTTATCTTGCCTGCCTTCGGTATTTTCTCGGAAATCGTTTCAACGTTCTCTAAGAAGAAATTGTTCGGTTACAAATCCATGGTATTTGCGCTCATGACGATTAGTATCACTTCCTTCTTTACGTGGGCTCATCACTTCTTCACGATGGGTACGGATGCCAATGTCATAGCATTTTTTGCAGTCACAACGATGATCATAGCCATACCGACAGGCGTTAAAGTATTTAACTGGCTGTTCACCATGTTCCGTGGTCGAATAACCTTCCAGACGCCGATGTTGTGGACTCTTGGATTTATTCCGTGCTTTGTTGTTGGCGGTCTAACAGGCGTGATGCTTTCCGTAGCACCTGCCGACTTCCAGTTCCATAACAGTTACTTCTTGATTGCCCATTTCCACCAGGTATTAATCGGAGGGGTCGCGTTTGGATTCTTCGCAGGGTTGTACTATTGGTGGCCTAAAGTGTTCGGATTTACGCTCAATGAGAAATTAGGTAAGTGGGCATTCTGGACATGGAACATCGGTTTCTATGTATGCTTTATGCCTCAATACTTCTTAGGATTAGACGGCATGACTCGCAGAACAAGCACATTTGGCTGGGATAAGGGATGGTACGAACTTAACCTTACATCCACGATTGGCGGATTCATGATGGGTCTAGGATTCATATTCCAAGTATGGCAGATCGCTCACAGTGTGAGATTTATGCAAAAGGATACTACAGGTGATCCATGGAACGGCAGAACCCTGGAATGGTCGATTCCGTCACCTGCACCTGAGTACAACTTTGCTGTAATCCCTCAAGCCGATGAGCAAGACGCATGGTGGGAAGAAAAGAAACGCCGCGCAGAGGGTATTGTTACTGTAACTGAGCAACCGATCGAACCTATTCATATGCCGGGTAAATCGGGCATCCCGTTCATTAAATCGGTTTGTTGGTTTGTGACCGGCTTCGGATTCATTTGGGGATGGTATTGGATGGCAATTCCAGGATTGATTGGTATTGCCGCATGTATGTTAATTCATTCGTTTACGTACGATAATGAATATTATATCCCTGCTGAGACAGTTAAACACACAGAAGCAACTTTAAGGGGGACGATGTGA